In Portunus trituberculatus isolate SZX2019 chromosome 28, ASM1759143v1, whole genome shotgun sequence, one genomic interval encodes:
- the LOC123510139 gene encoding mucin-2-like isoform X1, protein MYSAAPPPLRRQSGPVRPPLRRPSGRRVARPQCHPAGGRPGPTLDADSWYSRLPLAASRLRPATRASRPAAGRTSPPSLPPSPRDGHSTMGLPRASGKRRWSGEDGGEALPAAKVICTSPPHALCAEDVLHHPALTHAHATTPALECELTSGATGDPSTTRLEQEELPPGVPGSAPPCLPGHHAFPEESEDDDSDDDHDDFIDDEEDKDSGFIDSNSIDNSSDDEVENRGISGDAGESCSSTSSSSTTTTTTSTTTASTSLQLSLSKVLSPTSTSPQVTPSPAPTLTMSQVPILLPSPPLPLTVYTPTLSSVVTCTTIPLATTNTSPSSPVVVQAPITPPLVTGHTTTSSSPPPPPFSSFPSLPTTTFLLTSVSTTTTCTTTTATSTTGTSTEDPSPKTLPSEGSITTVTATQTSTVVTSTYQGALSSPVYEPHPFYPGESYPSRPSTPTWESCNYYDGSQPTTNKYMEISPNKSTSSQSIQCDENGKSYLELGSASPYTHTYSSDCGNYTTSPSSYPAQSYNQTYTSPSSYGQPSSYYGPRQSYSPGPYVYPTGENYTTFEGENGCSYNYTGNAYGSVRGSLLPSRGPPRCMSPYCDPTRSSPRPSCYHQQRLSVLNMSMYKLNRFRQFPDPSLHRSVLICNTLRHIERELEAEGVSVASLLAHSHGHPAHPHLQGTTLGPGSPPCPEPMPSSSPSPPAATETPLSSMHTPPVGSPLATPSTPPPSTPGTPPPATHYSTPVYPTPQYLPTDHASGSYDSRETVPVHMRAYPNLVANTSHEESREGPSGVTADTTEGESSPSTPAPRPTPGPQEERTDAINWCSVLSLSSQTDLDSMNNNEYGEWSNETGGDLDYNRPEDGPPWKLPSLSAEDVLKSFPEASKRLEANEDLDSIINVLVGS, encoded by the coding sequence GGGCACTCGACGATGGGGCTTCCTCGAGCAAGCGGCAAGCGGCGGTGGTCTGGCGAGGACGGCGGGGAGGCTCTGCCGGCGGCCAAGGTGATCTGTACGTCACCGCCCCACGCCCTCTGTGCTGAGGACGTGCTGCATCACCCGGCcctcacccacgcccacgcTACCACTCCCGCCCTCGAGTGTGAATTGACTAGCGGCGCCACGGGtgacccctccaccaccaggcTGGAGCAAGAGGAGCTGCCCCCCGGCGTGCCTGGCAGCGCGCCCCCCTGCCTCCCGGGGCACCACGCCTTCCCGGAGGAGTCCGAAGACGACGATTCTGATGACGACCACGACGACTTCATTGACGACGAGGAGGATAAAGACTCAGGTTTCATCGACAGCAACTCAATCGACAACTCTTCAGACGACGAGGTGGAGAACAGAGGGATTTCTGGAGACGCGGGGGAGTCGtgttcttccacctcctcctcttccaccaccactaccaccacctccaccaccacggcGTCCACCTCCCTTCAACTGTCTCTGTCCAAAGTCCTTTCCCCGACCTCCACCAGCCCCCAGGTGACGCCCTCCCCAGCCCCAACCCTCACCATGTCACAAGTCCCTATCCTCCTCCCcagccctcccctccctctaacAGTGTACACCCCCACTCTCTCCTCCGTGGTAACCTGCACCACCATTCCCCTCGCCACCACTAAcacatccccctcctcccctgtgGTGGTTCAGGCCCCAATCACCCCCCCACTTGTTACAGGCCAtaccaccacctcatcctcaccccctccccctcccttctcatCATTCCCCtccctacccaccaccaccttccttctcacctctgtctccaccaccaccacctgcaccaccaccactgccacaagcACTACTGGCACCAGCACAGAGGACCCAAGCCCCAAAACTCTCCCCAGTGAAGGAAGcatcaccactgtcaccgcCACCCAGACAAGCACGGTGGTCACCAGCACTTACCAGGGAGCACTTTCCTCACCAGTATATGAGCCCCATCCCTTCTACCCAGGGGAGTCCTACCCTTCCCGGCCCTCCACCCCTACCTGGGAGAGCTGTAACTATTATGACGGCTCCCAGCCCACCACCAACAAGTACATGGAAATTTCCCCCAACAAGTCCACCTCCAGCCAATCCATTCAGTGTGACGAGAATGGCAAGTCCTACCTGGAGCTGGGCAGTGCCTCACCCTACACCCACACCTACTCCAGTGACTGTGGCAACTACACCACATCCCCCTCCAGCTACCCAGCACAGTCATACAACCAAACCTACACCAGCCCCAGCTCCTATGGTCAGCCCAGCTCATACTACGGCCCCAGACAAAGCTACAGCCCTGGGCCCTATGTGTATCCCACAGGGGAGAACTACACCACCTTTGAAGGGGAGAATGGGTGTAGCTACAACTACACTGGCAATGCCTACGGGAGCGTACGGGgctccctgctgccttcccgAGGTCCACCGCGTTGCATGTCCCCGTACTGCGACCCCACCCGTAGCAGCCCCAGGCCCTCCTGCTACCACCAGCAGCGGCTCTCTGTGCTCAACATGTCCATGTACAAACTGAACAGGTTTCGCCAGTTCCCGGACCCCAGCCTTCACAGATCCGTACTGATCTGCAACACCTTGAGACACATCGAGCGGGAACTGGAAgctgagggagtgagtgtggcCTCCCTCCTGGCCCATTCCCATGGCCACCCTGCACATCCACACCTGCAGGGAACCACCCTAGGCCCAGGGTCCCCACCGTGCCCAGAGCCCATGCCgtcctcatctccctcacctccagCAGCCACGGAGACCCCGCTGTCCTCCATGCACACACCCCCGGTGGGCTCACCCCTGGCAACTCCCTCCACCCCACCTCCGTCCACCCCTGGTACCCCACCCCCTGCCACCCACTACAGCACTCCAGTGTACCCCACCCCCCAGTACCTCCCCACGGACCATGCCTCAGGCTCTTACGACAGCAGGGAGACGGTGCCGGTGCACATGCGGGCTTACCCTAACCTGGTGGCCAATACCTCCCACGAGGAGAGTCGGGAAGGACCCTCTGGCGTGACGGCAGACACCACTGAGGGGGAGAGTTCTCCCTCCACGCCTGCCCCACGACCCACGCCTGGGCCCCAGGAGGAGAGAACAGACGCCATCAACTGGTGTTCAGTGTTGAGTCTGTCCTCACAAACTGATCTGGACTCCATGAACAATAATGAGTACGGTGAGTGGAGCAATGAGACGGGCGGCGACTTGGACTACAACCGGCCGGAGGACGGGCCGCCCTGGAAGCTGCCGTCCCTCAGTGCCGAGGACGTGCTCAAGTCTTTCCCTGAGGCCTCAAAAAGACTTGAAGCGAATGAGGACCTTGATTCCATTATAAATGTCTTGGTTGGTTCTTAG
- the LOC123510139 gene encoding mucin-2-like isoform X2 — MKCLEEPDAATPRGAVMLRAPPHHYLTGHSTMGLPRASGKRRWSGEDGGEALPAAKVICTSPPHALCAEDVLHHPALTHAHATTPALECELTSGATGDPSTTRLEQEELPPGVPGSAPPCLPGHHAFPEESEDDDSDDDHDDFIDDEEDKDSGFIDSNSIDNSSDDEVENRGISGDAGESCSSTSSSSTTTTTTSTTTASTSLQLSLSKVLSPTSTSPQVTPSPAPTLTMSQVPILLPSPPLPLTVYTPTLSSVVTCTTIPLATTNTSPSSPVVVQAPITPPLVTGHTTTSSSPPPPPFSSFPSLPTTTFLLTSVSTTTTCTTTTATSTTGTSTEDPSPKTLPSEGSITTVTATQTSTVVTSTYQGALSSPVYEPHPFYPGESYPSRPSTPTWESCNYYDGSQPTTNKYMEISPNKSTSSQSIQCDENGKSYLELGSASPYTHTYSSDCGNYTTSPSSYPAQSYNQTYTSPSSYGQPSSYYGPRQSYSPGPYVYPTGENYTTFEGENGCSYNYTGNAYGSVRGSLLPSRGPPRCMSPYCDPTRSSPRPSCYHQQRLSVLNMSMYKLNRFRQFPDPSLHRSVLICNTLRHIERELEAEGVSVASLLAHSHGHPAHPHLQGTTLGPGSPPCPEPMPSSSPSPPAATETPLSSMHTPPVGSPLATPSTPPPSTPGTPPPATHYSTPVYPTPQYLPTDHASGSYDSRETVPVHMRAYPNLVANTSHEESREGPSGVTADTTEGESSPSTPAPRPTPGPQEERTDAINWCSVLSLSSQTDLDSMNNNEYGEWSNETGGDLDYNRPEDGPPWKLPSLSAEDVLKSFPEASKRLEANEDLDSIINVLVGS, encoded by the coding sequence GGGCACTCGACGATGGGGCTTCCTCGAGCAAGCGGCAAGCGGCGGTGGTCTGGCGAGGACGGCGGGGAGGCTCTGCCGGCGGCCAAGGTGATCTGTACGTCACCGCCCCACGCCCTCTGTGCTGAGGACGTGCTGCATCACCCGGCcctcacccacgcccacgcTACCACTCCCGCCCTCGAGTGTGAATTGACTAGCGGCGCCACGGGtgacccctccaccaccaggcTGGAGCAAGAGGAGCTGCCCCCCGGCGTGCCTGGCAGCGCGCCCCCCTGCCTCCCGGGGCACCACGCCTTCCCGGAGGAGTCCGAAGACGACGATTCTGATGACGACCACGACGACTTCATTGACGACGAGGAGGATAAAGACTCAGGTTTCATCGACAGCAACTCAATCGACAACTCTTCAGACGACGAGGTGGAGAACAGAGGGATTTCTGGAGACGCGGGGGAGTCGtgttcttccacctcctcctcttccaccaccactaccaccacctccaccaccacggcGTCCACCTCCCTTCAACTGTCTCTGTCCAAAGTCCTTTCCCCGACCTCCACCAGCCCCCAGGTGACGCCCTCCCCAGCCCCAACCCTCACCATGTCACAAGTCCCTATCCTCCTCCCcagccctcccctccctctaacAGTGTACACCCCCACTCTCTCCTCCGTGGTAACCTGCACCACCATTCCCCTCGCCACCACTAAcacatccccctcctcccctgtgGTGGTTCAGGCCCCAATCACCCCCCCACTTGTTACAGGCCAtaccaccacctcatcctcaccccctccccctcccttctcatCATTCCCCtccctacccaccaccaccttccttctcacctctgtctccaccaccaccacctgcaccaccaccactgccacaagcACTACTGGCACCAGCACAGAGGACCCAAGCCCCAAAACTCTCCCCAGTGAAGGAAGcatcaccactgtcaccgcCACCCAGACAAGCACGGTGGTCACCAGCACTTACCAGGGAGCACTTTCCTCACCAGTATATGAGCCCCATCCCTTCTACCCAGGGGAGTCCTACCCTTCCCGGCCCTCCACCCCTACCTGGGAGAGCTGTAACTATTATGACGGCTCCCAGCCCACCACCAACAAGTACATGGAAATTTCCCCCAACAAGTCCACCTCCAGCCAATCCATTCAGTGTGACGAGAATGGCAAGTCCTACCTGGAGCTGGGCAGTGCCTCACCCTACACCCACACCTACTCCAGTGACTGTGGCAACTACACCACATCCCCCTCCAGCTACCCAGCACAGTCATACAACCAAACCTACACCAGCCCCAGCTCCTATGGTCAGCCCAGCTCATACTACGGCCCCAGACAAAGCTACAGCCCTGGGCCCTATGTGTATCCCACAGGGGAGAACTACACCACCTTTGAAGGGGAGAATGGGTGTAGCTACAACTACACTGGCAATGCCTACGGGAGCGTACGGGgctccctgctgccttcccgAGGTCCACCGCGTTGCATGTCCCCGTACTGCGACCCCACCCGTAGCAGCCCCAGGCCCTCCTGCTACCACCAGCAGCGGCTCTCTGTGCTCAACATGTCCATGTACAAACTGAACAGGTTTCGCCAGTTCCCGGACCCCAGCCTTCACAGATCCGTACTGATCTGCAACACCTTGAGACACATCGAGCGGGAACTGGAAgctgagggagtgagtgtggcCTCCCTCCTGGCCCATTCCCATGGCCACCCTGCACATCCACACCTGCAGGGAACCACCCTAGGCCCAGGGTCCCCACCGTGCCCAGAGCCCATGCCgtcctcatctccctcacctccagCAGCCACGGAGACCCCGCTGTCCTCCATGCACACACCCCCGGTGGGCTCACCCCTGGCAACTCCCTCCACCCCACCTCCGTCCACCCCTGGTACCCCACCCCCTGCCACCCACTACAGCACTCCAGTGTACCCCACCCCCCAGTACCTCCCCACGGACCATGCCTCAGGCTCTTACGACAGCAGGGAGACGGTGCCGGTGCACATGCGGGCTTACCCTAACCTGGTGGCCAATACCTCCCACGAGGAGAGTCGGGAAGGACCCTCTGGCGTGACGGCAGACACCACTGAGGGGGAGAGTTCTCCCTCCACGCCTGCCCCACGACCCACGCCTGGGCCCCAGGAGGAGAGAACAGACGCCATCAACTGGTGTTCAGTGTTGAGTCTGTCCTCACAAACTGATCTGGACTCCATGAACAATAATGAGTACGGTGAGTGGAGCAATGAGACGGGCGGCGACTTGGACTACAACCGGCCGGAGGACGGGCCGCCCTGGAAGCTGCCGTCCCTCAGTGCCGAGGACGTGCTCAAGTCTTTCCCTGAGGCCTCAAAAAGACTTGAAGCGAATGAGGACCTTGATTCCATTATAAATGTCTTGGTTGGTTCTTAG
- the LOC123510139 gene encoding mucin-2-like isoform X4, which produces MSEQIKGHSTMGLPRASGKRRWSGEDGGEALPAAKVICTSPPHALCAEDVLHHPALTHAHATTPALECELTSGATGDPSTTRLEQEELPPGVPGSAPPCLPGHHAFPEESEDDDSDDDHDDFIDDEEDKDSGFIDSNSIDNSSDDEVENRGISGDAGESCSSTSSSSTTTTTTSTTTASTSLQLSLSKVLSPTSTSPQVTPSPAPTLTMSQVPILLPSPPLPLTVYTPTLSSVVTCTTIPLATTNTSPSSPVVVQAPITPPLVTGHTTTSSSPPPPPFSSFPSLPTTTFLLTSVSTTTTCTTTTATSTTGTSTEDPSPKTLPSEGSITTVTATQTSTVVTSTYQGALSSPVYEPHPFYPGESYPSRPSTPTWESCNYYDGSQPTTNKYMEISPNKSTSSQSIQCDENGKSYLELGSASPYTHTYSSDCGNYTTSPSSYPAQSYNQTYTSPSSYGQPSSYYGPRQSYSPGPYVYPTGENYTTFEGENGCSYNYTGNAYGSVRGSLLPSRGPPRCMSPYCDPTRSSPRPSCYHQQRLSVLNMSMYKLNRFRQFPDPSLHRSVLICNTLRHIERELEAEGVSVASLLAHSHGHPAHPHLQGTTLGPGSPPCPEPMPSSSPSPPAATETPLSSMHTPPVGSPLATPSTPPPSTPGTPPPATHYSTPVYPTPQYLPTDHASGSYDSRETVPVHMRAYPNLVANTSHEESREGPSGVTADTTEGESSPSTPAPRPTPGPQEERTDAINWCSVLSLSSQTDLDSMNNNEYGEWSNETGGDLDYNRPEDGPPWKLPSLSAEDVLKSFPEASKRLEANEDLDSIINVLVGS; this is translated from the coding sequence GGGCACTCGACGATGGGGCTTCCTCGAGCAAGCGGCAAGCGGCGGTGGTCTGGCGAGGACGGCGGGGAGGCTCTGCCGGCGGCCAAGGTGATCTGTACGTCACCGCCCCACGCCCTCTGTGCTGAGGACGTGCTGCATCACCCGGCcctcacccacgcccacgcTACCACTCCCGCCCTCGAGTGTGAATTGACTAGCGGCGCCACGGGtgacccctccaccaccaggcTGGAGCAAGAGGAGCTGCCCCCCGGCGTGCCTGGCAGCGCGCCCCCCTGCCTCCCGGGGCACCACGCCTTCCCGGAGGAGTCCGAAGACGACGATTCTGATGACGACCACGACGACTTCATTGACGACGAGGAGGATAAAGACTCAGGTTTCATCGACAGCAACTCAATCGACAACTCTTCAGACGACGAGGTGGAGAACAGAGGGATTTCTGGAGACGCGGGGGAGTCGtgttcttccacctcctcctcttccaccaccactaccaccacctccaccaccacggcGTCCACCTCCCTTCAACTGTCTCTGTCCAAAGTCCTTTCCCCGACCTCCACCAGCCCCCAGGTGACGCCCTCCCCAGCCCCAACCCTCACCATGTCACAAGTCCCTATCCTCCTCCCcagccctcccctccctctaacAGTGTACACCCCCACTCTCTCCTCCGTGGTAACCTGCACCACCATTCCCCTCGCCACCACTAAcacatccccctcctcccctgtgGTGGTTCAGGCCCCAATCACCCCCCCACTTGTTACAGGCCAtaccaccacctcatcctcaccccctccccctcccttctcatCATTCCCCtccctacccaccaccaccttccttctcacctctgtctccaccaccaccacctgcaccaccaccactgccacaagcACTACTGGCACCAGCACAGAGGACCCAAGCCCCAAAACTCTCCCCAGTGAAGGAAGcatcaccactgtcaccgcCACCCAGACAAGCACGGTGGTCACCAGCACTTACCAGGGAGCACTTTCCTCACCAGTATATGAGCCCCATCCCTTCTACCCAGGGGAGTCCTACCCTTCCCGGCCCTCCACCCCTACCTGGGAGAGCTGTAACTATTATGACGGCTCCCAGCCCACCACCAACAAGTACATGGAAATTTCCCCCAACAAGTCCACCTCCAGCCAATCCATTCAGTGTGACGAGAATGGCAAGTCCTACCTGGAGCTGGGCAGTGCCTCACCCTACACCCACACCTACTCCAGTGACTGTGGCAACTACACCACATCCCCCTCCAGCTACCCAGCACAGTCATACAACCAAACCTACACCAGCCCCAGCTCCTATGGTCAGCCCAGCTCATACTACGGCCCCAGACAAAGCTACAGCCCTGGGCCCTATGTGTATCCCACAGGGGAGAACTACACCACCTTTGAAGGGGAGAATGGGTGTAGCTACAACTACACTGGCAATGCCTACGGGAGCGTACGGGgctccctgctgccttcccgAGGTCCACCGCGTTGCATGTCCCCGTACTGCGACCCCACCCGTAGCAGCCCCAGGCCCTCCTGCTACCACCAGCAGCGGCTCTCTGTGCTCAACATGTCCATGTACAAACTGAACAGGTTTCGCCAGTTCCCGGACCCCAGCCTTCACAGATCCGTACTGATCTGCAACACCTTGAGACACATCGAGCGGGAACTGGAAgctgagggagtgagtgtggcCTCCCTCCTGGCCCATTCCCATGGCCACCCTGCACATCCACACCTGCAGGGAACCACCCTAGGCCCAGGGTCCCCACCGTGCCCAGAGCCCATGCCgtcctcatctccctcacctccagCAGCCACGGAGACCCCGCTGTCCTCCATGCACACACCCCCGGTGGGCTCACCCCTGGCAACTCCCTCCACCCCACCTCCGTCCACCCCTGGTACCCCACCCCCTGCCACCCACTACAGCACTCCAGTGTACCCCACCCCCCAGTACCTCCCCACGGACCATGCCTCAGGCTCTTACGACAGCAGGGAGACGGTGCCGGTGCACATGCGGGCTTACCCTAACCTGGTGGCCAATACCTCCCACGAGGAGAGTCGGGAAGGACCCTCTGGCGTGACGGCAGACACCACTGAGGGGGAGAGTTCTCCCTCCACGCCTGCCCCACGACCCACGCCTGGGCCCCAGGAGGAGAGAACAGACGCCATCAACTGGTGTTCAGTGTTGAGTCTGTCCTCACAAACTGATCTGGACTCCATGAACAATAATGAGTACGGTGAGTGGAGCAATGAGACGGGCGGCGACTTGGACTACAACCGGCCGGAGGACGGGCCGCCCTGGAAGCTGCCGTCCCTCAGTGCCGAGGACGTGCTCAAGTCTTTCCCTGAGGCCTCAAAAAGACTTGAAGCGAATGAGGACCTTGATTCCATTATAAATGTCTTGGTTGGTTCTTAG
- the LOC123510139 gene encoding mucin-2-like isoform X3, with amino-acid sequence MWTFISSRCPIRRKGHSTMGLPRASGKRRWSGEDGGEALPAAKVICTSPPHALCAEDVLHHPALTHAHATTPALECELTSGATGDPSTTRLEQEELPPGVPGSAPPCLPGHHAFPEESEDDDSDDDHDDFIDDEEDKDSGFIDSNSIDNSSDDEVENRGISGDAGESCSSTSSSSTTTTTTSTTTASTSLQLSLSKVLSPTSTSPQVTPSPAPTLTMSQVPILLPSPPLPLTVYTPTLSSVVTCTTIPLATTNTSPSSPVVVQAPITPPLVTGHTTTSSSPPPPPFSSFPSLPTTTFLLTSVSTTTTCTTTTATSTTGTSTEDPSPKTLPSEGSITTVTATQTSTVVTSTYQGALSSPVYEPHPFYPGESYPSRPSTPTWESCNYYDGSQPTTNKYMEISPNKSTSSQSIQCDENGKSYLELGSASPYTHTYSSDCGNYTTSPSSYPAQSYNQTYTSPSSYGQPSSYYGPRQSYSPGPYVYPTGENYTTFEGENGCSYNYTGNAYGSVRGSLLPSRGPPRCMSPYCDPTRSSPRPSCYHQQRLSVLNMSMYKLNRFRQFPDPSLHRSVLICNTLRHIERELEAEGVSVASLLAHSHGHPAHPHLQGTTLGPGSPPCPEPMPSSSPSPPAATETPLSSMHTPPVGSPLATPSTPPPSTPGTPPPATHYSTPVYPTPQYLPTDHASGSYDSRETVPVHMRAYPNLVANTSHEESREGPSGVTADTTEGESSPSTPAPRPTPGPQEERTDAINWCSVLSLSSQTDLDSMNNNEYGEWSNETGGDLDYNRPEDGPPWKLPSLSAEDVLKSFPEASKRLEANEDLDSIINVLVGS; translated from the coding sequence GGGCACTCGACGATGGGGCTTCCTCGAGCAAGCGGCAAGCGGCGGTGGTCTGGCGAGGACGGCGGGGAGGCTCTGCCGGCGGCCAAGGTGATCTGTACGTCACCGCCCCACGCCCTCTGTGCTGAGGACGTGCTGCATCACCCGGCcctcacccacgcccacgcTACCACTCCCGCCCTCGAGTGTGAATTGACTAGCGGCGCCACGGGtgacccctccaccaccaggcTGGAGCAAGAGGAGCTGCCCCCCGGCGTGCCTGGCAGCGCGCCCCCCTGCCTCCCGGGGCACCACGCCTTCCCGGAGGAGTCCGAAGACGACGATTCTGATGACGACCACGACGACTTCATTGACGACGAGGAGGATAAAGACTCAGGTTTCATCGACAGCAACTCAATCGACAACTCTTCAGACGACGAGGTGGAGAACAGAGGGATTTCTGGAGACGCGGGGGAGTCGtgttcttccacctcctcctcttccaccaccactaccaccacctccaccaccacggcGTCCACCTCCCTTCAACTGTCTCTGTCCAAAGTCCTTTCCCCGACCTCCACCAGCCCCCAGGTGACGCCCTCCCCAGCCCCAACCCTCACCATGTCACAAGTCCCTATCCTCCTCCCcagccctcccctccctctaacAGTGTACACCCCCACTCTCTCCTCCGTGGTAACCTGCACCACCATTCCCCTCGCCACCACTAAcacatccccctcctcccctgtgGTGGTTCAGGCCCCAATCACCCCCCCACTTGTTACAGGCCAtaccaccacctcatcctcaccccctccccctcccttctcatCATTCCCCtccctacccaccaccaccttccttctcacctctgtctccaccaccaccacctgcaccaccaccactgccacaagcACTACTGGCACCAGCACAGAGGACCCAAGCCCCAAAACTCTCCCCAGTGAAGGAAGcatcaccactgtcaccgcCACCCAGACAAGCACGGTGGTCACCAGCACTTACCAGGGAGCACTTTCCTCACCAGTATATGAGCCCCATCCCTTCTACCCAGGGGAGTCCTACCCTTCCCGGCCCTCCACCCCTACCTGGGAGAGCTGTAACTATTATGACGGCTCCCAGCCCACCACCAACAAGTACATGGAAATTTCCCCCAACAAGTCCACCTCCAGCCAATCCATTCAGTGTGACGAGAATGGCAAGTCCTACCTGGAGCTGGGCAGTGCCTCACCCTACACCCACACCTACTCCAGTGACTGTGGCAACTACACCACATCCCCCTCCAGCTACCCAGCACAGTCATACAACCAAACCTACACCAGCCCCAGCTCCTATGGTCAGCCCAGCTCATACTACGGCCCCAGACAAAGCTACAGCCCTGGGCCCTATGTGTATCCCACAGGGGAGAACTACACCACCTTTGAAGGGGAGAATGGGTGTAGCTACAACTACACTGGCAATGCCTACGGGAGCGTACGGGgctccctgctgccttcccgAGGTCCACCGCGTTGCATGTCCCCGTACTGCGACCCCACCCGTAGCAGCCCCAGGCCCTCCTGCTACCACCAGCAGCGGCTCTCTGTGCTCAACATGTCCATGTACAAACTGAACAGGTTTCGCCAGTTCCCGGACCCCAGCCTTCACAGATCCGTACTGATCTGCAACACCTTGAGACACATCGAGCGGGAACTGGAAgctgagggagtgagtgtggcCTCCCTCCTGGCCCATTCCCATGGCCACCCTGCACATCCACACCTGCAGGGAACCACCCTAGGCCCAGGGTCCCCACCGTGCCCAGAGCCCATGCCgtcctcatctccctcacctccagCAGCCACGGAGACCCCGCTGTCCTCCATGCACACACCCCCGGTGGGCTCACCCCTGGCAACTCCCTCCACCCCACCTCCGTCCACCCCTGGTACCCCACCCCCTGCCACCCACTACAGCACTCCAGTGTACCCCACCCCCCAGTACCTCCCCACGGACCATGCCTCAGGCTCTTACGACAGCAGGGAGACGGTGCCGGTGCACATGCGGGCTTACCCTAACCTGGTGGCCAATACCTCCCACGAGGAGAGTCGGGAAGGACCCTCTGGCGTGACGGCAGACACCACTGAGGGGGAGAGTTCTCCCTCCACGCCTGCCCCACGACCCACGCCTGGGCCCCAGGAGGAGAGAACAGACGCCATCAACTGGTGTTCAGTGTTGAGTCTGTCCTCACAAACTGATCTGGACTCCATGAACAATAATGAGTACGGTGAGTGGAGCAATGAGACGGGCGGCGACTTGGACTACAACCGGCCGGAGGACGGGCCGCCCTGGAAGCTGCCGTCCCTCAGTGCCGAGGACGTGCTCAAGTCTTTCCCTGAGGCCTCAAAAAGACTTGAAGCGAATGAGGACCTTGATTCCATTATAAATGTCTTGGTTGGTTCTTAG